From Triticum aestivum cultivar Chinese Spring chromosome 4A, IWGSC CS RefSeq v2.1, whole genome shotgun sequence, a single genomic window includes:
- the LOC123083006 gene encoding early nodulin-93-like, producing the protein MSTVTRAYLDQKLAAARRCSREAAVAGAKAAAVATVAAAVPTLASVRMLPWARAHLNPTGQALIISTVAGMAYFIVADKTILSMARKHSFDDAPDHLKNTSFH; encoded by the exons ATGTCGACGGTGACCCGTGCCTACCTTGATcagaagctcgccgccgccaggcGCTGCTCCAGAG AGGCCGCCGTGGCGGGAGCCAAGGCCGCGGCCGTCGCCACCGTCGCTGCTGCAGTACCTACA CTGGCGAGCGTGAGGATGCTGCCGTGGGCGAGGGCGCACCTGAACCCCACAGGCCAGGCGCTCATCATCTCCACCGTCGCTGGGATGgcctacttcatcgtcgccgacaAGACCATCCTCTCCATGGCCAGGAAGCACTCCTTCGACGACGCGCCAGACCACCTCAAGAACACCTCCTTCCACTAA
- the LOC123084239 gene encoding early nodulin-93-like, which produces MSTVTRAYLDQKLAAARRCSREAAVAGAKAAAVATVAAAVPTLASVRMLPWARAHLNPTGQALIISTVAGMAYFIIADKTILSMARKHSFDDAPDHLKNTSFH; this is translated from the exons ATGTCGACGGTGACCCGTGCCTACCTCGATcagaagctcgccgccgccaggcGCTGCTCCAGAG AGGCCGCCGTGGCGGGAGCCAAGGCCGCGGCCGTCGCCACCGTCGCTGCCGCAGTACCTACA CTGGCGAGCGTGAGGATGCTGCCGTGGGCGAGGGCGCACCTGAACCCCACAGGCCAGGCGCTCATCATCTCCACCGTCGCTGGGATGGCCTACTTCATCATCGCCGACAAGACCATCCTCTCCATGGCCAGGAAGCACTCCTTCGACGACGCGCCAGACCACCTCAAGAACACCTCCTTCCACTAA